ACGAAGCAGTTTAAACTAGACGTACTTAACTACATGACTGAACACGGTACGTCCTTATACGAAACCGCTGCTATTTTTAAAATAGCGGCTGCTTCAACGATACGAAATTGGAAAAAACAATTCGAAGCACAAGGAAAGGATGCCCTTCAGCCAAAGAAAAAGGGGCGTCTATCCATGAAAAAAGAAACGGCTAAACAATCTAAGAAAACACCAGTAGAAGGCTCTACTCAAGCACTCCAAGCTCGCATTAAACAGCTTGAAATGGAAAACGAGTATTTAAAAAAGTTGAATGCCTTAGTTCAAGCCAAAGAAAAATCACCACGAAAGACAAAGTAAAAGTCATTTGTGAATTAAGGCATAAATATTCGGTGAAAGCACTTGTGGCATTCGCAGAAATTAAACGCAGTACGTACTACGATATAGTGAAGAAGATGAATCGACCCGATCTGAACGCTGATTTAAAGGTCGAAATTCAAGCGATTTACGATGAACATGAAGGTCGTTATGGTTATCGTCGTATTCGTGATGAGTTAGCGAATCGTGGGCAAAAAGTGAATCATAAGAAGGTTCAACGCATCATGAAAGAGCTAGGTTTAAAGTGCTTAGTACGTATGAAAAAATATAAATCGTATAAAGGCACAGTCGGTAAAATTGCGCCAAATATTTTAAATCGTAATTTTACGGCAGAGGCTCCAAATGAAAAATGGGTAACCGATATTACAGAGTTTAAATTATTCGGAGAAAAGCTTTATTTATCACCTGTTTTAGATCTATTTAATGGTGAAATTATTACCTATACAATTGGTTCAAGGCCGACCTTTTCCCTTGTTTCAGACATGTTAGAAAAGGCGTTAGAATGCTTACCAGAAGACCACCAGCTATTAATGCATTCCGATCAAGGCTGGCATTATCAAATGAAACAATATCGACACAGTCTTGAAACAAGAGGCATTGTGCAAAGTATGTCTCGTAAAGGTAACTGTTACGATAACTCCGTGATGGAGAATTTCTTTGGCATCATGAAATCTGAATTTCTCTATTTAAAGGAATTTGAAAATATCGAGCAATTCAAAAGAGAACTAGAAAAATATATCAACTACTACAATACCAAACGGATTAAGGCAAAATTAAAAGGTATGAGCCCGATACAATATCGAACTCATGCCCAAATGGCTGCCTGAAATTACCGTGTCTAACTTTTAGGGGTCACTTCAGATTTGGGAACGTTATTTTGTATAGAGTTGTATAGCCTTTACTAACTTAATAAATGGATAACTCTAATTTTTGAATTATTTCTTTGTAATTCAAAATACAATCATTAACTGATAGAATTGCAAAATACGGAGTTGGTTTTAAATCAGCCAATAAACATTCATCATAAATAATACTAATATTCAATTCTTTTTGAGGTTTCACTTTTTTTTCTAATAGGAAGCTTGATAATTCCGCATAAATTTTCTGTCCCTTTTCATCAACGGACCGCTCAACTGAAAATCGCCCAGCAAAGCTTGCCCACCATACCTCAAAGGATTTGTATATTTCGTTAAATGCATGTAATGTATCATCTTGCTCAACAAATAACCTGTGATAAAATACGTATTTATCTTCAATGAAAATATGTGCATCATCTAATCGCTGTTCAGAAATCCGTTTCGATATTTCACCCCACAGCTCTCTATACTGCATTTCAAAATCTTCTCGAAAGCCATATTTTATTGGGATGTAAGGGAATTTCAAATCATCTCTAGTCTGACCCTGATTTAAGAATATATTTTGAATATAAACTAAAAAATTTAACGAATAAGAGGCTTCTGTCACCATTAATAATGTATTTTTCATTTAATCCCCCTAATTTATCTAACTTTAAGTATTACAATAAGATGAAGATTATACAGCGACAACCACTGTTAAATCAGTAGTTGTCGCTGTTTGAAATGTTACCAAGCTTTGATTTGGGAACGTTTTATGAATAGCTTTGTATAAAGTATTATGATTTAATATTTTATTGAGTTATTTATTATCCAAGTAATCTAATAGTCTACCCAAAGAATCGATCTTGGCATATGGATTTATTGCGGTATCATTCTTTGCCATATGTGGATTGAACCATATACCTTTTATGTTTGCATTTTGACAACCCATAATATCCTTTTCTAGGTCATCTCCAACGAATAAGGTTTCTTCTGGTTGTACATTAAGCTTATTTAATGCTAATTCAAATATACGTCTGTCGGGTTTGCTAAATCCTACTTCTTCGGAAATAAGTATTATATCAAAACAACTGTTTAAATTAGTATTAATTATTTTAGCATTCTGCCTCTGAGTTAAGCCGTTCGTGATAATTGCAACTTTTACGTGTGTTTTTATAGTATTTACAATCTTTATAGTATCTTGTTTTATAGAAAAACAATTTGGGAAATTATTATTCCAAAAATCTTGAATATCATTGCTGGGCAATCTATGTTTAGGTGGAAATTCATCAAAAAATGATTCTAATACTTTGGTTTTATCGCTATAACCATACGCTCTCTTATCATATTCTTTGAATTTTTGTAGCATTTCGTTTTTGGTTGAATGGTTAACACCTTCATAACATTTTTCTGAAATCATAAAAAACATTTGATCCACTGCGTTATCCCTATCAAGCAAGGTATCATCTAAATCAAATATTATTGCCTTATAACTTAGCAATTAACTTCCCTCCCTTATGTTTTCTTAGATTGAACAAGGATACCAAAGTGTCATTTGGGAACGTTATTAAATAAAGAAATGTATATTTTATTCGTCAAATTTCATTGGAATATCAACTAATGAATAATCACCCGTCCATTTTTGTGTTGTGATAATCAAATCCTCACCTTGTTTTTCAAAGAAGAGTCCACTTCCATCTTTTCGTTTGAATACCCATTCTTTTGGGCTCAACATATCTATGATTATTTCATCAACAATAGATTGATTTTGCTCGTTTACTATGTACCATTCTTTCCCGTTTTCACTAGTTAATTTAATGATTTTTTCGTCAGATTTATTTAGTTTTTCAATCACTTCTTTTTTGCTTATAGTTTCTATTGGTAACGGAGGGTAATAAAGTTTGTTGTAAAATACAAATGCTCCAGCCAATACTACGATTAGTCCGAATGTTATTAATAATCTCTTCATAAGTCACCACCTTTTAAACAGTTATATAAGCTATATTCGATTTAACATTCTAATGTCCTTTTAAAATCGTTCCCAAAGCGACGTTTGGTAACATTTTATTTGAGATTCTATTTATATGTTACAGCCATTCAGAACAGGTGGATTGAACAGTCCTCTTTAAAATAATTTTTCATAGCGTCTCAAGGGATTATTTTCTATAAAAACAGCGACAAACAATGATTTAACAGTGTTTGTCGCTGTTTGAAGTGCTACCAAAATTTCATTTGGGAACGTTATAGTTTTATTTTGTATACTTTATAAATTTTTGAACTTAATTTTTATTCTTTAACTTTCAATAACCTTAAACTGTTTAGCGTTACAAGTAGTGTTGCTCCCATATCAGCAAAAATTGCGATCCAGAGTGTTAACCAACCAGGCATAACTAACAGTAATGCTACTAATTTAATTGCTAAGGAGAAGGTAATATTTTGTTTGATAATGACTAAAGCTTTACGGCTTAATTTAATTGTATATGGTAATTTGCTTAGGT
Above is a window of Solibacillus isronensis DNA encoding:
- a CDS encoding IS3 family transposase (programmed frameshift) codes for the protein MAKMSAEEKLAAVQRYVNGKESSRKVAADIGVSHRYLLTWVKQYEHNGVEAFVKRYTNYTKQFKLDVLNYMTEHGTSLYETAAIFKIAAASTIRNWKKQFEAQGKDALQPKKKGRLSMKKETAKQSKKTPVEGSTQALQARIKQLEMENEYFKKVECLSSSQRKITTKDKVKVICELRHKYSVKALVAFAEIKRSTYYDIVKKMNRPDLNADLKVEIQAIYDEHEGRYGYRRIRDELANRGQKVNHKKVQRIMKELGLKCLVRMKKYKSYKGTVGKIAPNILNRNFTAEAPNEKWVTDITEFKLFGEKLYLSPVLDLFNGEIITYTIGSRPTFSLVSDMLEKALECLPEDHQLLMHSDQGWHYQMKQYRHSLETRGIVQSMSRKGNCYDNSVMENFFGIMKSEFLYLKEFENIEQFKRELEKYINYYNTKRIKAKLKGMSPIQYRTHAQMAA
- a CDS encoding HAD family hydrolase; the encoded protein is MIFDLDDTLLDRDNAVDQMFFMISEKCYEGVNHSTKNEMLQKFKEYDKRAYGYSDKTKVLESFFDEFPPKHRLPSNDIQDFWNNNFPNCFSIKQDTIKIVNTIKTHVKVAIITNGLTQRQNAKIINTNLNSCFDIILISEEVGFSKPDRRIFELALNKLNVQPEETLFVGDDLEKDIMGCQNANIKGIWFNPHMAKNDTAINPYAKIDSLGRLLDYLDNK